One Brachybacterium kimchii genomic window carries:
- a CDS encoding PIG-L deacetylase family protein, translated as MPSHQAARALPTLPDQDVRRVLCVVAHPDDMEYGASAAVHRWTARGVEVTYLLLTAGEAGMAESPEVVAPLRAREQRTACTTVGVEDLRILAHPDGMLETSLDLRRDVARTVRDVRPDLVLTTTYEVEAYGSLNQADHRAAGTAAADGTRDAANPWVFRELGHDGYRPWQARALLVVGHSRPTHAIPVGPDDAEASIASLRSHEAYLAHVTGHPAPEELIPRALQEGGAQAEGGGLAVTARVFDLGGLGGTTGE; from the coding sequence ATGCCCAGCCACCAGGCCGCCCGCGCCCTGCCGACGCTCCCCGACCAGGACGTGCGCCGCGTCCTGTGCGTGGTCGCGCACCCCGACGACATGGAGTACGGGGCGTCCGCCGCGGTGCACCGCTGGACCGCGCGCGGCGTCGAGGTCACCTATCTCCTGCTCACCGCGGGGGAGGCGGGCATGGCGGAGTCCCCCGAGGTCGTCGCCCCGCTGCGCGCCCGCGAGCAGAGGACCGCCTGCACGACGGTGGGCGTCGAGGACCTCCGGATCCTCGCCCATCCCGACGGCATGCTCGAGACCTCGCTCGACCTGCGCCGCGACGTGGCCCGCACCGTCCGCGACGTGCGCCCGGACCTCGTGCTCACCACGACCTACGAGGTCGAGGCCTACGGCTCCCTGAACCAGGCGGATCACCGCGCAGCGGGCACGGCCGCCGCCGACGGCACCCGCGACGCCGCGAACCCCTGGGTGTTCCGCGAGCTCGGCCACGACGGCTATCGGCCCTGGCAGGCGCGTGCCCTGCTCGTCGTCGGGCATTCGCGGCCGACCCACGCGATCCCCGTCGGCCCCGACGACGCAGAGGCGTCGATCGCCTCGCTGCGCAGCCACGAGGCGTACCTCGCGCACGTCACCGGGCACCCCGCGCCCGAGGAGCTCATCCCTCGCGCCCTGCAGGAGGGCGGCGCGCAGGCCGAGGGCGGCGGGCTCGCCGTCACCGCGCGCGTCTTCGACCTCGGCGGGCTCGGCGGCACGACGGGGGAGTGA
- a CDS encoding phytoene desaturase family protein has product MASPSLDAVVVGSGPNGLAAAVTLARAGLSVQVLEAEETLGGGARTLDLGLAPGIVHDICSAVHPMALASPFLREFDLAARGVRTIVPEVSYAQPLPGGDAGIAWHDLERTAEGLGPDGPSWRRMFEPLARHADAVTALALGDKRSIPPEVLSPAGLTAGARFGLRVLQQGTRAWDSPLRTERARALLTGVAAHGISPLPSLAGAGVSLLLASLAHAGGWPIPVGGSQAIADALLEDLRAHGGRVAAGRPVRSLADLPPARAVLLDTSADDAARILGRSIPRRTARGLRRLGHAGAAAKVDLVTRGPIPWAHADVGRAGTVHLGGTREQVAAAENQVLAGRFPEHPVVLVSDPAVADPSREVGGLRPIWAYAHVPVGGMEDPTEAVIAQIEASAPGFRDTIVAARGIPAARMGEHDRAIVGGDIAMGTITMFRMIARPRAVWDPYRLSDDGHFLCSSATPPGPGVHGLNGHFAARRVLRERFGIRRAPDLGPGG; this is encoded by the coding sequence ATGGCTTCCCCCTCGCTGGACGCAGTGGTCGTCGGCTCCGGGCCCAACGGGCTCGCGGCGGCGGTCACCCTCGCCCGTGCGGGTCTGAGCGTCCAGGTCCTCGAGGCCGAGGAGACCCTGGGCGGCGGCGCCCGCACGCTCGACCTGGGCCTCGCCCCCGGGATCGTCCACGACATCTGCTCGGCCGTGCATCCGATGGCGCTCGCGAGCCCGTTCCTGCGCGAGTTCGACCTCGCGGCGCGCGGCGTGCGCACGATTGTGCCCGAGGTCTCCTACGCCCAGCCGCTGCCGGGCGGCGACGCGGGCATCGCCTGGCACGACCTCGAGCGCACCGCGGAGGGGCTCGGGCCCGACGGACCCTCCTGGCGTCGCATGTTCGAGCCCCTCGCCCGTCATGCCGACGCGGTTACCGCCCTCGCGCTCGGCGACAAGCGCTCGATCCCACCCGAGGTGCTCTCCCCCGCCGGGCTCACGGCCGGCGCACGGTTCGGGCTGCGGGTGCTGCAGCAGGGCACCCGGGCCTGGGACTCGCCCCTGCGCACGGAGAGGGCGCGCGCGCTGCTCACCGGGGTCGCCGCGCACGGCATCAGTCCCCTGCCCTCCCTCGCGGGGGCCGGGGTCTCCCTGCTCCTGGCCTCGCTCGCGCACGCGGGCGGCTGGCCGATCCCCGTCGGCGGCAGCCAGGCCATCGCCGACGCCCTCCTCGAGGACCTGCGCGCCCACGGCGGCAGGGTGGCCGCAGGCCGCCCTGTGCGCTCGCTCGCGGATCTTCCGCCCGCCCGAGCCGTGCTCCTGGACACGAGCGCCGACGACGCCGCCCGGATCCTCGGCCGCTCGATCCCCCGCCGCACCGCTCGCGGCCTGCGTCGCCTCGGTCATGCGGGCGCCGCGGCGAAGGTCGATCTGGTGACCCGCGGGCCGATCCCGTGGGCGCATGCGGACGTGGGCCGTGCGGGAACCGTGCATCTGGGCGGCACTCGCGAGCAGGTCGCCGCGGCCGAGAACCAGGTGCTCGCGGGCCGCTTCCCGGAGCATCCCGTGGTGCTCGTGAGCGATCCGGCGGTCGCCGATCCCTCCCGCGAGGTCGGCGGGCTGCGGCCGATCTGGGCGTACGCGCACGTGCCCGTCGGCGGCATGGAGGATCCCACCGAGGCCGTGATCGCGCAGATCGAGGCGAGCGCGCCCGGATTCCGCGACACCATCGTCGCCGCGCGCGGCATCCCCGCCGCGCGCATGGGCGAGCACGACCGGGCGATCGTGGGCGGCGACATCGCGATGGGGACGATCACCATGTTCCGCATGATCGCGCGGCCCCGCGCGGTGTGGGACCCCTACCGGCTCTCGGACGACGGCCACTTCCTGTGCTCGTCCGCGACGCCTCCGGGGCCCGGGGTCCACGGTCTGAACGGCCATTTCGCCGCGCGGCGCGTCCTGCGCGAGCGCTTCGGGATCCGTCGGGCCCCTGACCTCGGTCCCGGCGGCTGA
- the metG gene encoding methionine--tRNA ligase has protein sequence MSTVLSAVAWPYANGPRHIGHVAGFGVPSDVFSRYMRMAGHDVLMVSGTDEHGTPILVEADKEGVTARELADRNNRIIVDDLVALGLSYDLFTRTTTRNHYAVVQEMFEVVRDNGYMIEQTTSGAISPSTGRTLPDRYIEGTCPICGAPGARGDQCDNCGNQLDPTDLIDPVSRINGETPEFIETTHWFLDLPALAAELGRWLDEREATGLWRPNVIRFSQNILQDIKPRAMTRDIDWGIPVPGWEDQPTKRLYVWFDAVIGYLSASIEWARRQGDPEAWRRWWNDPEALTYYFMGKDNIVFHSQIWPAELIAQNGEGDKGGEPGRFGELNLPTEVVSSEFLTMEGRKFSSSKRIVIYVRDMLERYQPDAVRYFISAAGPENQDADFTWSEFVSRTNNELVAGWGNLVNRTAAMIAKNVGEIPAAGELQDVDRALLSQIEAGFEAVGSLIEAHRQRAAIAEAMRLVGEANRYVSETEPFKLKAPEQQERLHTVLHVLAQAVTDLNTILAPFLPFSANAVERALGGDRQIAPLPEAREVEDLDGGPSYAIITGDYTDVPAWGHREVETGRPVSKPSPIFTKLDPKVIDEELERLDPEA, from the coding sequence ATGAGCACAGTCCTGTCCGCGGTCGCCTGGCCGTACGCCAACGGTCCCCGCCACATCGGTCATGTCGCCGGCTTCGGCGTCCCCTCCGACGTCTTCTCGCGCTACATGCGCATGGCGGGCCACGACGTGCTCATGGTCTCCGGCACCGACGAGCACGGCACCCCGATCCTGGTCGAGGCCGACAAGGAGGGCGTGACCGCCCGCGAGCTCGCCGACCGCAACAACCGGATCATCGTCGACGACCTCGTCGCCCTGGGCCTCAGCTACGACCTGTTCACCCGCACCACCACCCGCAACCACTACGCGGTGGTGCAGGAGATGTTCGAGGTCGTGCGCGACAACGGCTACATGATCGAGCAGACCACCTCCGGTGCGATCTCGCCGTCGACCGGCCGCACCCTGCCCGACCGCTACATCGAGGGCACCTGCCCGATCTGCGGCGCGCCGGGCGCGCGCGGCGACCAGTGCGACAACTGCGGCAACCAGCTGGATCCGACGGACCTCATCGACCCGGTCTCGCGGATCAACGGCGAGACGCCCGAGTTCATCGAGACCACCCACTGGTTCCTGGACCTGCCGGCGCTCGCGGCGGAGCTCGGGCGCTGGCTCGACGAGCGCGAGGCGACGGGCCTGTGGCGCCCGAACGTGATCCGCTTCAGCCAGAACATCCTCCAGGACATCAAGCCGCGCGCGATGACCCGCGACATCGACTGGGGCATCCCGGTGCCGGGCTGGGAGGACCAGCCCACCAAGCGCCTCTACGTCTGGTTCGACGCCGTGATCGGCTACCTCTCCGCCTCCATCGAGTGGGCGCGCCGCCAGGGCGATCCGGAGGCGTGGCGCCGCTGGTGGAACGATCCCGAGGCCCTCACCTACTACTTCATGGGCAAGGACAACATCGTCTTCCACTCGCAGATCTGGCCGGCGGAGCTCATCGCCCAGAACGGCGAGGGCGACAAGGGCGGCGAGCCCGGCCGCTTCGGCGAGCTGAACCTGCCCACCGAGGTGGTCTCGAGCGAGTTCCTCACCATGGAGGGCAGGAAGTTCTCCTCCTCCAAGCGCATCGTCATCTACGTGCGCGACATGCTCGAGCGCTACCAGCCCGACGCGGTGCGCTACTTCATCTCCGCCGCGGGCCCCGAGAACCAGGACGCGGACTTCACCTGGTCCGAGTTCGTCTCCCGCACGAACAACGAGCTCGTCGCCGGCTGGGGCAACCTCGTGAACCGCACGGCCGCGATGATCGCGAAGAACGTCGGCGAGATCCCCGCCGCGGGCGAGCTCCAGGACGTCGACCGGGCGCTGCTGTCGCAGATCGAGGCGGGCTTCGAGGCCGTCGGATCCCTCATCGAGGCCCACCGGCAGCGCGCCGCGATCGCCGAGGCCATGCGCCTGGTGGGCGAGGCGAACCGCTACGTCTCGGAGACCGAGCCCTTCAAGCTCAAGGCGCCCGAGCAGCAGGAGCGCCTGCACACGGTGCTCCACGTGCTCGCGCAGGCCGTCACCGACCTCAACACCATCCTCGCGCCGTTCCTCCCGTTCTCCGCGAACGCGGTCGAGCGGGCGCTCGGCGGGGACCGGCAGATCGCCCCGCTGCCCGAGGCCCGCGAGGTCGAGGACCTGGACGGCGGCCCCTCCTACGCGATCATCACGGGCGACTACACGGACGTGCCCGCATGGGGCCACCGCGAGGTCGAGACCGGGCGCCCGGTCTCCAAGCCCTCGCCGATCTTCACCAAGCTCGACCCGAAGGTCATCGACGAGGAGCTCGAGCGGCTCGACCCCGAGGCCTGA
- a CDS encoding UTP--glucose-1-phosphate uridylyltransferase, producing the protein MSTHGLSAAQQKMRDAGVAQTAIDVFSRYYQQLEEGVTGSIPEDTISPYLDPPRLEDVTIDPFQAKEAFDRLAIINLNGGLGTSMGMDRAKSLLPVRDGRSFLQIIVEQVLAAREATGSPLPLLFMDSFRTREDTLAVLEEYPDLPVGDLPLDFLQNKEPKLRADDLEPVTWDAEPDLEWCPPGHGDLYTALQTSGVLQKLLDAGFKYASVSNSDNLGTLPNPVLAGWFAASGAPYAAELCPRTPADRKGGHLAVRKSDGRLILRDTAQTPEEEMDFFTDEHRHPFFHTNNLWMDLEKLDAVLRAHDGVMPLPMIRNAKTVDPSDKSSTPVYQIESAMGAAIEVFEGASAIVVGRDRFLPVKATSDLLLVRSDVYELDPKRALVQQVPSAPTVSLDGDHFKLIGDFDARFPHGVPSLREATSLSVEGDHTFGRDVVARGEAVVGPEDPAQIPDGTVLGG; encoded by the coding sequence ATGAGCACCCATGGCCTTTCCGCAGCCCAGCAGAAGATGCGAGACGCCGGCGTCGCCCAGACGGCGATCGACGTGTTCTCCCGCTACTACCAGCAGCTCGAGGAGGGCGTCACCGGGTCGATCCCGGAGGACACCATCTCCCCGTACCTCGACCCGCCCCGGCTCGAGGACGTCACGATCGACCCGTTCCAGGCCAAGGAGGCCTTCGACCGCCTCGCGATCATCAACCTCAACGGGGGCCTGGGCACCTCGATGGGCATGGACCGCGCGAAGTCGCTGCTGCCCGTGCGCGACGGCAGGTCCTTCCTGCAGATCATCGTGGAGCAGGTCCTCGCCGCCCGCGAGGCGACCGGCTCCCCGCTGCCGCTGCTGTTCATGGACTCCTTCCGCACGCGCGAGGACACCCTCGCGGTGCTCGAGGAGTACCCGGACCTGCCCGTCGGCGACCTCCCGCTGGACTTCCTGCAGAACAAGGAGCCCAAGCTGCGGGCCGACGACCTCGAGCCCGTCACCTGGGACGCGGAGCCCGACCTCGAGTGGTGCCCGCCGGGACACGGCGACCTCTACACGGCGCTGCAGACCTCCGGCGTCCTCCAGAAGCTCCTGGACGCCGGCTTCAAGTACGCGTCCGTGTCGAACTCCGACAACCTCGGCACGCTGCCGAACCCCGTGCTGGCCGGCTGGTTCGCCGCCTCCGGCGCGCCCTACGCGGCGGAGCTGTGCCCGCGCACCCCCGCGGACCGCAAGGGCGGCCACCTCGCCGTGCGGAAGTCCGACGGCCGGCTCATCCTGCGCGACACCGCGCAGACGCCGGAGGAGGAGATGGACTTCTTCACCGACGAGCACCGCCACCCGTTCTTCCACACCAACAACCTGTGGATGGACCTCGAGAAGCTCGACGCGGTGCTGCGCGCCCACGACGGCGTGATGCCGCTGCCGATGATCCGCAACGCCAAGACCGTCGACCCCTCGGACAAGTCGAGCACGCCGGTCTACCAGATCGAGTCCGCGATGGGCGCCGCGATCGAGGTGTTCGAGGGCGCGAGCGCGATCGTCGTCGGCCGTGACCGCTTCCTGCCCGTGAAGGCCACGAGCGACCTGCTGCTGGTGCGCTCGGACGTCTACGAGCTCGATCCCAAGCGCGCGCTCGTCCAGCAGGTGCCGTCGGCGCCGACCGTCTCCCTCGACGGGGACCACTTCAAGCTGATCGGCGACTTCGACGCGCGCTTCCCGCACGGGGTGCCGTCCCTGCGTGAGGCCACCTCGTTGAGCGTGGAGGGCGACCACACCTTCGGGCGTGACGTCGTCGCCCGCGGCGAGGCCGTCGTCGGCCCCGAGGACCCCGCGCAGATCCCCGACGGGACCGTGCTGGGCGGCTGA
- a CDS encoding acyltransferase family protein, giving the protein MAGQQDPSAEPAPTETAGTGPAGGSAPSGPTHTPRRPPTHRAHGDAHGASAPGALDTRAASSAPAPSDPARTATSAPPADSAKPAKKPRDPLLDNARAILIALVVVGHTIESNDNPHLDVLYTWIYSFHMPAFVAISGFLCRSYRNEPRQISRLLTGMLLPYLIFQVIHSVEGDLLDGDPISVSLWHPAWTLWFLLALTFWRVFSPVLRSLRYPLVFAVAISVLAPLEADLDTVLTWGRVLSFLPFFVMGLMCTPEMLARIRDVRWGRAIGAAAFACALVVAVITHDKFSNDIFTMSRSFSENDLGNVYGMVTRVLVLICGTILTVALVMVAPRRHHWFTALGVESLTIYLIHPLLLQIPRDLGWFDTMTSNLDAVLLVVGALLLVLILSRAPVVKVLSWITSPPIGHWLVREEKGSAAGPARR; this is encoded by the coding sequence ATGGCCGGCCAGCAGGATCCGAGCGCGGAGCCAGCCCCCACCGAGACAGCCGGCACAGGACCGGCCGGTGGGAGCGCGCCGTCCGGGCCGACGCACACGCCGCGGCGCCCGCCCACGCATCGCGCCCACGGCGACGCCCACGGGGCATCCGCTCCCGGAGCGCTCGACACCCGCGCGGCGTCCTCCGCTCCCGCGCCGTCCGATCCCGCGCGGACCGCGACATCCGCGCCGCCCGCGGACTCCGCGAAGCCCGCGAAGAAGCCCCGTGATCCGCTGCTGGACAACGCGCGCGCGATCCTCATCGCGCTGGTCGTCGTGGGCCACACGATCGAGAGCAACGACAACCCGCACCTCGACGTCCTCTACACGTGGATCTACTCGTTCCACATGCCGGCCTTCGTCGCGATCTCCGGGTTCCTCTGCCGCTCCTACCGCAACGAACCGCGTCAGATCTCCCGCCTGCTCACGGGGATGCTCCTGCCGTACCTGATCTTCCAGGTCATCCATTCGGTCGAGGGCGACCTCCTCGACGGCGACCCGATCAGCGTGAGCCTGTGGCACCCGGCCTGGACGCTGTGGTTCCTGCTCGCGCTGACCTTCTGGCGGGTGTTCTCGCCGGTCCTGCGCTCCCTGCGCTACCCGCTCGTCTTCGCGGTCGCGATCTCCGTGCTGGCGCCCCTCGAGGCGGACCTGGACACGGTCCTCACCTGGGGCCGCGTGCTCAGCTTCCTGCCCTTCTTCGTGATGGGCCTGATGTGCACGCCGGAGATGCTCGCGCGGATCCGCGACGTGCGCTGGGGACGGGCGATCGGCGCGGCGGCCTTCGCCTGCGCCCTGGTGGTCGCAGTGATCACCCACGACAAGTTCTCCAACGACATCTTCACGATGTCCCGCAGCTTCTCCGAGAACGACCTCGGGAACGTCTACGGCATGGTCACGCGCGTGCTCGTGCTGATCTGCGGCACGATCCTCACCGTCGCGCTGGTGATGGTCGCCCCGCGTCGCCACCACTGGTTCACGGCCCTGGGCGTGGAGTCCCTGACGATCTACCTGATCCACCCGCTGCTGCTGCAGATCCCCCGCGACCTGGGCTGGTTCGACACGATGACCTCGAACCTCGACGCGGTGCTGCTCGTGGTCGGGGCACTGCTCTTGGTGCTGATCCTCTCGCGCGCCCCGGTCGTGAAGGTGCTGTCCTGGATCACCTCGCCGCCCATCGGCCACTGGCTCGTGCGGGAGGAGAAGGGAAGCGCCGCAGGGCCGGCGCGGCGCTGA
- a CDS encoding O-acetylhomoserine aminocarboxypropyltransferase/cysteine synthase family protein, translated as MSTTSVHAGWDARDAHGSLVPPIYATSAYAHSGHASLKALFARESEGFAYSRSGNPTTAVLEQRIAALEGGIGAIAVASGQAATTIALCSLLEPGTHVVASSRLYGGTTEFLDDTLADLQVSWSAVDPWDVDGWRDAIRPETRVLLLESIANPGAELADLDAISAVAHEHGAVVVVDSTLASPALYRPGEHGADVVVHSATKYLAGHGTTIAGLIVDIGSFDPRRCPERWPRLTTPNERFHVTFADEYEDGGSGLLGLARAKYVTDFGATLPAQSARDVLVGIETLDLRLERISAHAEQIARSLQGADGIARVNHPSAPGRADAHLAARDFPRGTSGVFSIDLEGGETAAAAFCDALSVFTLAVNIGDVRSLVCHPATTTHSHLSPEQRAACGVGEGTVRLSIGLEDLDDLLADLRRSLAAACAARDSGPGDVELGDAERGDAAPTGTPGRASVLSGAGASRSRTA; from the coding sequence ATGTCCACGACTTCGGTGCACGCCGGCTGGGACGCGCGCGACGCCCACGGCTCGCTCGTCCCCCCGATCTACGCGACCAGCGCCTACGCCCACAGTGGGCACGCCTCCCTCAAGGCGCTCTTCGCCCGGGAGAGCGAGGGGTTCGCCTACTCCCGCTCCGGGAACCCCACCACGGCCGTCCTCGAACAGCGCATCGCCGCTCTCGAGGGCGGGATCGGAGCGATCGCCGTGGCGAGCGGGCAGGCCGCCACCACGATCGCGCTGTGCTCCCTGCTCGAGCCGGGCACACACGTCGTCGCGTCCTCCCGGCTTTACGGCGGGACCACCGAGTTCCTCGACGACACCCTCGCCGACCTGCAGGTGAGCTGGAGCGCCGTCGACCCCTGGGACGTCGACGGCTGGCGCGACGCGATCCGACCCGAGACCCGCGTCCTCCTCCTCGAGTCGATCGCGAACCCGGGCGCGGAGCTCGCCGACCTCGATGCGATCAGCGCCGTCGCGCACGAGCACGGCGCGGTGGTGGTCGTCGACTCGACCCTCGCGAGCCCCGCCCTCTACCGTCCCGGGGAGCACGGGGCCGACGTGGTCGTGCACTCGGCCACCAAGTACCTCGCCGGGCACGGCACCACGATCGCCGGCCTCATCGTCGACATCGGCTCCTTCGATCCGCGCCGATGTCCCGAGCGCTGGCCGCGCCTGACCACCCCCAACGAGCGCTTCCACGTCACGTTCGCCGACGAGTACGAGGACGGCGGCTCCGGGCTGCTGGGCCTCGCCCGCGCCAAGTACGTCACGGACTTCGGCGCCACCCTTCCCGCCCAGAGCGCCCGCGACGTGCTCGTGGGCATCGAGACCCTCGACCTGCGCCTGGAGCGCATCAGCGCGCACGCCGAGCAGATCGCTCGCAGCCTTCAGGGCGCGGACGGAATCGCCCGCGTGAACCACCCGTCGGCCCCCGGGCGCGCCGACGCGCATCTCGCCGCACGGGATTTCCCCCGCGGCACCTCGGGAGTGTTCTCGATCGACCTCGAGGGCGGGGAGACGGCCGCGGCCGCGTTCTGCGACGCCCTGAGCGTCTTCACCCTGGCCGTGAACATCGGCGACGTCCGCTCCCTGGTCTGCCATCCGGCGACGACGACGCACTCGCACCTGAGTCCCGAGCAGCGGGCCGCCTGCGGCGTGGGCGAGGGCACGGTGCGGCTCAGCATCGGCCTCGAGGACCTGGACGATCTGCTCGCCGACCTGCGGCGGAGCCTCGCCGCCGCGTGCGCGGCGCGCGACTCGGGACCGGGCGACGTGGAGCTGGGAGACGCGGAACGGGGAGACGCGGCGCCGACGGGCACGCCGGGTCGCGCCTCGGTCCTCAGCGGCGCGGGCGCTTCCCGCTCGCGAACTGCTTGA